TTATTTCGAAAAAATCCTCCCACGTATTCACATCTAATCCGTACATTTTTCCAGCCTCAGCAGCTGAAGAATACTGACCCTGTAACACATCAATCCAAACACTTTTGCCTGGTGTTTTGCCGGGACGAGACAGGATGTCCATGATCCAGGGATGGTGCTCAAAGCTTCTAATCGGCTTTCCCAAATTGTAAATTGTGTAAGCGGGTAGATCCTCGTAACTGTATCCTAACAGGTACTTTGATTCCCTGTGCTTTGAAGTGTAAGCTTTGACAAAATGGTCGAGTTTTTGTTTCCAGGCAGGATCAAATACGTCGGGGAAGCGCTTGTCGGCTGACCACTGTTTGACCCGCTTGGGGTGAACATGGCTCATTCTCAGCTTGCCAAAATAATACAACTTCAATTCGTTGCAATAATCTGTGGGCATTACGTGTGGATGATGAAAGGATAGGGTATTGAAACCGTAATCTTTGTGATCCTTAGCTATAATCTCCAGCCAGGTCCTGGCTCCTTCGGACTTAAAATCGACTCTTTTTCCCTTCATGATCCCGCCGCCGATTTTCTCGATCCAGTGTTCTTTGTTGTAACTGGCAAATCTGTGCAGGGGTCCCACGTGATTCATTCCAAGAGGAATAAAGGGTTCGCCATCACCGTTAATCATGGTCCAGATGCCGCCTACCTCTTCCAGGTGGACAAATTCTTTGTTCCCGATGATTTTGGTTTCGTCTTTCTTGTCAATCTGAGCAAACGAATGACTAAACGCGACTGTACAAAACAAGAAGAGCGTTGCTGCTCTGAATAGCGCTTGTGAAAGTATCATGACTGTTTCCTTTGGACCTGTTAGAAGTAGTGGCGGCTCGACGCCTTTTACATCTGTTTTGGAGCGTGCGATTCCCGCAAAAACGCAGAGATCACAAAGAGTGCAAGGAATGCTGGAAGGACTGCCAGCAATAATGGATAGGCCATTTCACCTGTCATCCCGAGTGCTGCGACTCCAAGCAGCGGCGCAATTAACAAAGAGAGATCCATGAGGGAATCAAATGCCCCCATGGCGGCTCCTATATATGACGTGTCAAACGCCTCCGAAGCGTACACGAATGATAATAAGTATGGCACTGCATTTGTAAGACAAAAGAGAACGTAGAACCCTATCAGCAGGGATAGACTGTCGGCATAGACCAGTCCCACTCCCGATAGAACCAGGAGTCCGAGAGACGCGAGAACATAGATTTTTCGTCCCACTTTCTCAGAGATTGCTCCGGTGAAGTATGAGGATACACTGAATGCAAATGAACCGGTTGCCAGAATTAGCCCGATCTCCCAGGCGTCGAATCCCAACACCTCGCCCTTTGTCGGCACAAACACTCCGAAAATCCCGAAGGCAAACAGACCCGCGAATCCCATCAAAAGATAGACAAATACGCGACTGTTCCCAAAGGTTGCACCAAGGCTGCGAAAAACGCCCAGATTGTGCTCCGATGAAGCCCGTTCTCCACCCTTGATCAGATAGAAAGCAGCACAGAAGGCCACGAGTGAGAGAAGCCCATCCACAAGGAATGGAGCCCGAAGCGAAGCCAACGAAAGCGCTGCTCCTATGGCGGGGCCAACCACGAAGGACAGTCCTTGACTGC
The nucleotide sequence above comes from Gemmatimonadota bacterium. Encoded proteins:
- a CDS encoding MFS transporter, with protein sequence MTSDLHRMYAIGLMAFIIFLSTLVSLPVLPRLSTELGAETYQIPIVVSAALATVVVAQFFAGALADRFSRKRLILIGTALGSVSSLLCLIASDWVHLVILRVLGGVADAISMPALLAITSTLGKDAPGRFFGILRSSQGLSFVVGPAIGAALSLASLRAPFLVDGLLSLVAFCAAFYLIKGGERASSEHNLGVFRSLGATFGNSRVFVYLLMGFAGLFAFGIFGVFVPTKGEVLGFDAWEIGLILATGSFAFSVSSYFTGAISEKVGRKIYVLASLGLLVLSGVGLVYADSLSLLIGFYVLFCLTNAVPYLLSFVYASEAFDTSYIGAAMGAFDSLMDLSLLIAPLLGVAALGMTGEMAYPLLLAVLPAFLALFVISAFLRESHAPKQM